One region of Triticum aestivum cultivar Chinese Spring chromosome 6B, IWGSC CS RefSeq v2.1, whole genome shotgun sequence genomic DNA includes:
- the LOC123133992 gene encoding putative UPF0481 protein At3g02645 codes for MALAQLQAQARFVGVATTNAGVELELDDHQSRWVSQVRRRMEAGAEELGAVAKVFDVPRLLRATRPEAYAPQHFALGPYHYQRPELRDMERYKLAAAKRAEKLFTGDRRFDDLVQKFVKMQEMIRAPYNRFLELNGQTLAWMMAIDTCFLLDFLESYHVDGATDMVSSATNWINAMVRDAMMLENQIPLFLFAGALQLRHASEEAAADAMHAVLDRFIREVCPIKTTALAIAGDIAKHAHLLELLYHFLVPASAAFADNGAELPPLVPEEVLSLDALEQQIPDYDKVKQACMQVSSFDVAPVRFIKKNLISKPMSAASSLPGMIMRKVPLLSVMGPLLGKFMASTDVEARLKGVNLSTIINSPLAQEIMIPSVAQLAACGVRFMPAPEGMAGIGFDAATATLTLPVLHLDSNTEVILRNLVAYETAAVRGPLVLARYTELMNGIIDTPKDVKILRECGIIFNAMKSDKEAADMWNGMCRAVRPSKVPLLDGVIRDVNAHRNRRAAVKARRFLKRYVFRSWRLLTLLAAVVLLLMTALQTFCTVYDCKRWFGGILELPQITPGGGQ; via the exons ATGGCGTTGGCGCAGCTGCAGGCGCAGGCGCGGTTCGTGGGAGTGGCTACCACGAACGCCGGCGTGGAGCTGGAGCTGGACGACCACCAGTCGCGGTGGGTGAGCCAGGTGCGGCGGCGGATGGAGGCCGGGGCGGAGGAGCTAGGCGCCGTGGCCAAGGTCTTCGACGTGCCGCGGCTGCTGCGGGCGACCAGGCCCGAGGCGTACGCGCCGCAGCACTTCGCCCTGGGGCCCTACCACTACCAGCGGCCTGAGCTCAGGGACATGGAGCGCTACAAGCTCGCCGCAGCCAAGCGCGCCGAGAAGCTCTTCACCGGCGACCGCAGGTTCGACGACCTCGTGCAGAAATTTGTGAAGATGCAGGAGATGATCCGGGCCCCCTACAACAG GTTCCTTGAGTTGAATGGGCAGACGCTGGCATGGATGATGGCCATCGACACGTGCTTCCTCCTCGACTTCCTCGAGAGCTACCACGTCGACGGGGCCACTGACATGGTGTCCTCAGCGACTAACTGGATCAACGCCATGGTGCGCGACGCCATGATGCTCGAGAATCAGATCCCGCTCTTCCTCTTCGCGGGCGCGCTCCAGCTCCGCCACGCCTCCGAGGAGGCCGCCGCCGACGCCATGCACGCCGTCCTGGACCGCTTCATCAGGGAGGTTTGCCCCATCAAGACCACCGCGCTGGCCATCGCCGGCGACATCGCCAAGCACGCGCACCTGCTGGAGCTCCTCTACCACTTTCTCGTGCCCGCCTCGGCCGCCTTCGCGGATAACGGGGCGGAGCTCCCGCCGTTGGTCCCAGAGGAGGTTCTCTCCCTCGACGCGCTCGAGCAGCAGATTCCGGACTATGACAAGGTGAAGCAGGCGTGCATGCAGGTGTCCAGCTTCGACGTGGCGCCTGTGCGGTTCATCAAGAAGAACCTCATCTCCAAGCCAATGAGCGCGGCTTCGAGCCTCCCGGGGATGATCATGCGCAAGGTGCCGCTGCTGTCGGTAATGGGGCCGCTGCTCGGGAAGTTCATGGCTTCGACGGACGTCGAAGCGCGGCTCAAGGGCGTCAACCTGTCCACCATAATCAACTCGCCGCTGGCGCAGGAGATCATGATCCCGTCGGTGGCGCAGCTGGCCGCGTGCGGCGTGCGGTTCATGCCGGCTCCAGAGGGCATGGCAGGGATCGGCTTCGACGCGGCCACGGCGACGCTGACCCTGCCGGTCCTGCACCTCGACAGCAACACGGAGGTGATCCTCCGCAACCTGGTGGCATACGAGACGGCCGCCGTGCGCGGGCCGCTCGTGCTGGCGCGGTACACGGAGCTGATGAACGGCATCATCGACACCCCCAAGGACGTGAAGATCCTGAGAGAGTGTGGGATCATCTTCAACGCCATGAAGAGCGACAAGGAGGCCGCGGACATGTGGAACGGGATGTGCCGGGCAGTGCGGCCGAGCAAGGTGCCGCTGCTGGACGGCGTGATCAGGGACGTCAACGCGCACCGGAACCGGAGGGCGGCCGTGAAAGCGAGAAGGTTTCTCAAGCGCTACGTGTTCAGGTCGTGGAGGCTGCTCACGCTGCTCgccgccgtcgtgctgctgctcaTGACGGCGCTGCAGACCTTCTGCACCGTCTACGACTGCAAGCGCTGGTTCGGCGGCATACTGGAACTGCCGCAGATAACGCCCGGAGGAGGGCAGTAG